GTTGACCTAATGAATAATCCAAGTTTGGGACCTCGAGCGCCGAGGCGAACGCAACCTtgtcaaatatcgaaaaaatcgtttctttataaATTTTGGCGATTATAACCCTAAAGGACTagctattgaaaaaaaaaattaaagtagacTAAACAATATGATACTAAAGTTGCCTCTGTAAACCCAACACTTTACCAGAGAATGCctttcaaagttttttttttttaatgaggagtgtgaacgatttttttcaaaaacataaTGAGGAGTGTGAACGAGTTCACAAGATTTCAAGAAGGTCATATGCTCTCCAGAAGACAAGAAACAGGCAGAACTCATTGTACTTCAGAGAGAGATGACCGATATATCGTTGTTACCTTTCTAAGTAATCGTCGACTGAACGCTGTTCAGGTCCAAAAGCTTTGAGAGACCCGCAATGTTTGTGTCAGCCGATAGAATGTTAGAAGACGACTGAAAGAAAAGAAATGGAGAGCCCACAGACCTGCAAATCGCCCAAAACTCACCACAGATCACCGAATTGCACGACGTGTCTTCGCTCAGGAACATGAAGCCATGTCGTTTTCTCTTTCGTGTATGACCTATTTCAATTTagtatttgtattgttgtaAACTCACTTATGAGCGATACTGTTGACCAACAAGATGCTGTTCAGATCGGCGACGAACCGCAGCAGATTGACATGCCACGACGTAATGATGCTCTCTCCCCACAGCAAGGGTATGAGCGTCGGCAGCCCAAAGCACATCGCCCCGAACAAAggcactttgtgtctgaaaaaTATATACAGAGGGGATTACAAACACGGACCTTCCtgtaaaagtaaatattttgtcaTTTAACGGTTGTTTACAAATAACTTTAGAATAGAATGttgtatatcatttgaaagggcttgattagcacatttcaaatatgtacatattgttaGCTTTTATTCCCAGCTTTATTTGATTATACCGGATAATTCATTGATTTCTCGGAAAAATTGACTATTTGTAAATCCGCAAGCGCTCTGACATAGTTCCACGCATTATCCGAATGCGGTTACACAAGAAGGCGTTTGCCAAAGAATCAAATTTGGCTGCtttatatattaattttattaaatatttgcaatacctaaagttcaatttcgtacAGCAAATTGTCATAATAAGAACTAGATGAAGTTTGACGCTGTTTTGACATTCTGACGTGTATCATAGATTGCAGGAAACCCTAGATGAAGGGTATGTTACGTCATCGTGCCAGAATGACGTTCTActacaatatattattaaaagctagttaatcatctaaagttataattttcataaagagaGAGAAAATGCGGTACCACGATACTGATTGCCAGCTATACCTGTCTCTTTCAGTATACGGTAATATGATTCATGAGGGTGTAACggtgtatatgtcgcagggaaatggccaaaacagagatttgatccagataaatgatgaaatggattccgGCATCTTACGATTTGATCGCGGTCAAATAAATCTACTTAAGGAGTCCTTACATACTCACGTCCTAAACCAACTTAAAGaggccttcggcgccctcataGGCTCATATTTAAAGTgtcacgcggtcctaagccttcggtgccctctaacttaaagagtcgggcgaagcccgacgcactcggtcctaagccgggcgccaaAGGCGCCCTCGAACTtgaagtgtcgggcgaagcccgacgcacgcagtGCTAAGcggggcgccttcggcgccctctaacttaaagtgtcgggcgaagcccgacgcactcgcacctaagccgggcgccttcggcgccctctaacttaaagtggcgggcgaagcccgacgcacgcggtcctaagccgggcgccttcggcgccctctaacttaaagtgtcgggcgaagcccgacgcacgcggtcctaagccgggcgccttcggcgcccacTAACTTAAAGTggcgggcgaagcccgacgcacgcggtcctaagccgggcgccttcggcgccctctaacttaaagagTCGTGATGCCCTTGTGCATTTTAGGGAAACTGAAAATAactagtacattgtgcaacaaggggaggaagttgaatattactaacgagagtaggTTAAATTGCGACGGCTTgctggagcgatttaaagactcgagtaagtaatattcatacaccccgagttacacacaatgtttttcatcacactcgcgatgtaaaaaatatgtaaatagatgtaaaaaagttaagtacggtacaagaaatttcattattcccttgggagaatgatttttctataactcacgctccgcctgcgtgcaatagtacatttaaagtgcgggtgtgatgaaaaatatatcaACCAACCATAGATGTCACTCATGTTGGTAGTTTTTCCACACTCTTCCACATCATAATGTTTTCTTACGCACAACCAGCCGATGTGTGAGAATAACATGCACCGCTGCGAATAACATCGGTCAGCAACTTGTGAGGAACTGAGTAAAATCGTAAAAACTCACTTTTTTTGAAAGCGCAGCACCGCATTGCTATAGATGTCGCTCATGTCGGTAGTCTTTCCAAACTCTTTCACGTCCGGATGTTTTCTCACGCACAACCAGCCGATGTGTGAGAATAAAATGCCCCGTTGAGAGTTGTGGGGGTCGGCGTCGGTGTCGCTGTGCTTGTGGTGGAGGCGGTGGTTCCGCACCCAGTCTATCGCCGTGTTCTGGAACGCTGTTGGTTACAAGTTTTGGTCATAAATTGATACAAGATGCCGTCCCTGGATTCCTCCAGGATTCTTCCCAGGAAGGATcttcccaaacctatcgacgcggaatcgggtACCGCAAAACCAACTTtctgcaaattcaacattttaggattcAACAAGCTCCCACTTCAATTTAAtgcatttttgacatttagagaaTTCAACttttctggctctgtcgcgcccatacgcaagggcgatagagatagattgtatatctacgagcgtttcgtttcctgAGCGTCtctgtcattcggctacgtacccagagtGATATTAATGGTTGATTCGGTACAAAATCCAAAACTAtaagaaactagcttttgcccgcggcttcgctcgcgttagagagagacaaaaagtagcctatgtgactctccatcccttcaactatctccacttaaatttCACGacagttcgtcgctccgttttgccgagaaggacggacaaacaaacagacacacacactttcccatttataatattagtgtggctgggctggacacgtctgccgcatgcatcctgaaaggtgggctaaaatggttaccgagtgggacccacggactACGATAGATGGTGTAGGtaggggttcaggcagaccaaaaaggagatggtgcgacgacctggaaaaattttatcccaactggtggggaaatgcgagtgatagggtcgagtggaggaggagaggggaggcctttgcccagcagtgggacactaacgcaggctagaaaaaaaaaaaatattagtatggatacttaCCGATAGAATTAAATAGCATGAGGAGAACTTGCAACGGCGGTTTCGCCTTGTAAGAGCGATGTGACCACAGGCGGTGCGTGCCCGCGGTGACCCCCAGAATGCCCATCACATACCAACTGTACGCTACGGAAAATAATCTGGTAATAAGCAAGGAttaattatacagggtgtaacaaaaatggtggtgatccgtttaagggcgtattcagtatcgtattctcatcaggaaaaagtaggataaaatttttttttcacaaaaaatttttttatctttgtatggagattcgaccgattcgcgcggcccggctcatacaaaagtgaaaattttttagcgaaaaaaaattttcttctactttttcctgataagaatacgatactgagtacgcccttaaacggatcaccaccatttttgttacactctgtataggatttacatacttcatgccaaagaggatcgagtattatagagagttactgtcgaagtaaaatgtgtaatcataatgcatagactgccatctcttgcttgacacaggcttgaaacttttgaaccttagttttgacaatttggcccatattcttagcttgatatgttttaaaatgtcaaatattaatattagcgccatctagctgagcgtaccccaaaggtgtaatgccatctaggtcaccgtacctttttccgTATGGTACTGaagatacgtttttttcttagactttatctgtctatacggagttatattatgtctttgttcatagtaagaatcgtacctcgattttttagcgtcacctattaaatactatcataactacactgatgatgcctacaaatttatttattttcaaaatatgtattgacgtgatatcatgattaaaataaagaaatatgtcatttgttcttataaaaaataaaaacacgcaaaaatatttggggaaaatacgattttggccacttccaagctgcgaacagcgccatctagttttgaaCCTAAAAGtctcatacatttcaggggtacgcttttttgtatggactttgtcagtccagtattaaatcgttttggtaatattttttgtcatagcaaaaaataaaaaaaaagctgtgtaaacttttttttttaaattacttaaagGCTAGAGACCGCTCTAGTTTTTTCGCCAATAGTACACCCACTAATAACCtacaacatatatttttttcaaagtttatcTGAGGGAGAACATAAAGTTATCTTTACATAAATTACTTTACATACATTTCCTAGACTCGCCTTAATATAACATAATACGAAATGTGTGAAACCTCTTTAGAGAAACTCGCATATTGCATACCTACACAacatatgtaaattatactaaaatCGGTTAACTAGAAAAAAAGTTATcaaaggaaaattatttttcatttttttttttacaaaaactatAAAGTTTAGGGTGCTCAAATTTTGCACATTAATTACTGGTGTAGAGCCacaccaaccataaaaattaaaagctCAAATTCGTCGGGGCAGaatcacttagcttatcctgaCACGCCCTTTAATTTGCAAGATTTCAAGGTCGCTTTATGGTGCGGTAATGTCAGCTACTAGTACCTACAACTTACCAAAGGCAATTGTCTTCCATTGTGCCGAGGTGAAGCACAGATAAAGACCATAGATAGAAGAGATGAAGGCACCGGCATGAAGAAATACATTCAGATAAATTATCTCATATTTTCTTGGTggaagcgaagccgcgggctttTCGTGGCTACGTAGAGGCACGGTTTGTGAGTCTCGTGGAGGCATCGCTTTGTTTTAGtacctaaaaattaaaaattggtAGGTATCACACCATCTTAGTAgctctgtttttagggttccgtagtcaactaggaacccttatagtttcgccatgtctgtctgtccgtccgtccgtccgtccgtccgtccgttcgtccgttcgttcggtcgtccgtccgtccgcggataatctcagtaaccgtaagccaGCCTCagcaatcacgccaacaaagtgcaaaaataaaaattggaaaaaaatgttttattagggtaccccccctacatgtaaagtgggggctgatattttttttcattccaaccccaacgtgtgatatattgttggataggtatttaaaaatgaataagggtttactaagatcgttttttgataatattaatattttcggaaataatcgctcctaaaggaaaaaaagtgcgcccccccctctaacttttgaaccatatgtttaaaaaatatgaaaaaaatcataaaagtagaactttataaagactttctatgaaaattgttttgaacttgataggttcagtagtttttgagaaaaatacgaaaaactacggaaccctacactgagcgtggcccgacacgctcttggccggttttttattaaaactattCTTTGGGTAGGTACTGCCAAAGTAAATCTTCGCCTGTCCACTAGAGATGTGCTTGACTGAGAGacgctttaaaataaaataaaattacttaataaaaattaaatattctgaGTGGATATAAAACACGTCCACGAAGAGACACGATTAATCTTCGGTTTACGGAGACATTTTCATCGGCCGTAATGGCGACTGCGGCCTTGTGAAAACCAATTTCTTGcgactattattatttatttcttgtgtttttaaatcaatttaatcaCTTTTAAATCAAATCATTGACATCACAGGTGAAGGGCTGGCCAATATTTTGCTCAATTTTGCGCATAAGCATTGCTatccaacgtggcaatgcggccagccttctgggcacacgGCCCAGTGGCAGCGACTTGGGagaggttttttatttataagttaatttattttatttattcctatttctaagtttatttatagttgttttcttttgtttgtttttcaataaagttTACACTTTCTACATGACTGAAAGAAGTCTAAAAACTCTAGACAACCGAATGAGGAGGAAATAACTTACCTCCTTTTTAATTCTCACTGACACAAACTAAAATTAACACGGAAGATCTCTTCCTTATATAGTTTTTGTTAGTTTCTATTTACCAGAAAAGTGCGTCATACATTTTTACGAGATTTTACTTAGTTTCattctgtaataaataaaatatgtctgTAATAAATTACAAGAATATTggatgtttttattataatgtacattttatatTCAGTCTATTTTATAGTgacatatatattatactagcttttgcccgcggcttcgctcgcgttagaaagagacaaaaccatcccttcaactaagtagcctatgtcactctccatcccaaaAAATTCAactattctattaccgagggttatctgatcgtaccatcggtaataggcataaattggagtattataaaatctaattccgacccataaaaacaaagtcatacagatgtattttcattacaaatcaaaataaaatattgcaaccttatattaaatttaaactaagcttacataactggtaagtaagcatcagactttatgtcaatgtttaaaaaattgacaaattaacggttttcatagaaactacgaaatcagtcatgaagtttttgctaaaaattaaggttttgttgaataattttcataccgcgtaaatagttatttgatagcgtgaatagatcaagattgaaactgtaagacattatataactgatcacatatacttaaaataaagcaaaaagaactaatatcactactttaactattaccgtggtataccacagtaatagaatctactcacgaaatggcgcctttcaccgctgtcttttaatttccactttaaacacatttcttaggtctccacttaaaaaatcacgacaattcgtcgctccgttttgccgtgaaggacggacaaaaaaacaaacacacacacactttcccatttaaatataatattagtatggataggtactaatctataataatatattatggcAACGCGTCGAgtacaaaatttatttcaattaatcCATAACATTTTCCAATCATTATCCTCATTATTTCCACATAATTATGTGAGTGTGTTCagtaaaacatcccactttgtcggttaccattaaagcGAGATTCACTTGTATCTTTATCAAAATGAATAAACTGGCAAAGCGGCGTTATAGccatcgacaaagtgggacgtttttcattgcacactcacatatttatttttaaatcggtttACCATAACGTGGAATATTCCGACACAGACACTCATATAGTCTAGGAGCCCAAGAGAGTATTTATGTGCATATTTAGAATGAGATTtctatttcgtcactactttaaaaaaaacttgtatattcgtctgtcaatgaaaagaaaattgtagtaagtatgtatggaatgcatatagacgttttaactttgaggagcagcgtgagatacgagattttttcaaagtagtgacgatttatatTATACTTCCATACTTTATTAATCATATCtttctgaagaagaacgacgtattagtaagctacaatataatgtattgaaatgaatagagtacctagtctgttactATTTTTTTGGTGAGTACTTTTTcatgttaatagttatttgttttacaaggggggcaaagtagttgtttaaccgcacgtgccgatattgatacccgagcaagcgaaaggttcAAAAAGTATAATCTTGAGccttgcgagggtttcaaggcacgaaggttaaacaaactttgccaccaagtgaaacacaaaatttttcaccacaccaacacgtacaaaatactaactataaaacatcaaattaaatcaaatccatcaatttattcaatgatTTATGATTCAagatcatcatttataggtaaattctaccagccagcttaagacatcaagttaaaatttgtatgaaattactttgcactcttgtggataaaatgcaattttgctatctgttttcgaatagcaaagtaagcctttatcagttggtgtggtgaaaattgtattttgttatttaatgtattttaattataagatgtagtGTTTTGGAACGAAGTCGCCCGTTGAGTtacttgccggtcccatagtggataccctcctccaactgtgAGGGGATTGAAATCTTATCGatgctgaggcgtagggttagagccggagTAGCTTTGACGTACAtaatgcgcattgtaatatacctacttaaaaatatttcattttcatttacattAGTGGGTCTGATTTATATGAGAGTGATATTTTGGTATCCTGTGGAGTCTACCTTTACCACTTTTAATATGAGGCTTTGAACTTGTTTATTAGAAAATagtatactttttttaaatgctaCGTCGGTGGctaacaagcatacggtccgcatgatggaaaacggtcaccgtaacctatggacgcctgcaactcaaagagtgtcacatgcgcgttgccacctcattaaaaacttgtacactcgcttttgctgtgttaagtataagtacacagcaaaaaggagtgtacaagttctaaggagcaATTATTTAGGCTAACATGCCACTCCACTCACACTCCACCAACCTAAAAAAATTAAGCCCCTTTTACGGATCACAGGAAAAGAAAACTTGAGAATATACCTCTAGATACTTAAATAATCTTGCGCTGGCTCCCCGGCtatcatatttaattaaaataggaTATCCTGAAGTGATTCATAATTCTATATCATTATCGGTTAAATTTTATGATAAACATGTCGACTTATATGAAGACATACATAAGCCATTAAATAGTCATTTAGTTCTGTAAACCAATTAAGAATAGAGTTGCAGTaaaattaatttacaaaaatgTTGTATCAAATTTTCTTTGTGTTTTTTGTAAGTGTAACCGCTGAGAGTAAAATAGAGAATTTTGTTCATAGATACGCATATGACTATGATCTATACGAAAGTGTTTTGGATCCAGAATTGTGTCAACAACACTTGCGTGAAATGAATACTTATGAATGTGAGTATTTCAAAGAGTATTTTTACCCGCCCATGGACAGAAGTAAGCCTTATGTTACTTATTTTCCAGTTTACATGAAGAAAAATATacattgtaaattaattaaattgtaaGTCCATGTAATCTCCTCCGAAACCCCTATTTACACCACTTACAAACTTAATTACATGCCTATACTCTGACACGCCTACACCTGTCAGCAGAATAAGGCCAATGAAAAAACGTAAGCGCAAGGATTTGATTTCCAACAGGGAGGCAATTCGACTCGGCCAATTTGATGTTTCACGTTGACTCTCTGTTGATGCGACCGGGATTGCTACTTGTGATTGGCCAGGGCAATGTACCGGATTAGATTTAGTAAcaggtatttttattattttcgtgCCCTCTCTACAAACAAAGTCAGTGTATCTAAGTACACCTAAGTATCTCCTT
This genomic window from Leguminivora glycinivorella isolate SPB_JAAS2020 chromosome 1, LegGlyc_1.1, whole genome shotgun sequence contains:
- the LOC125230802 gene encoding acyl-CoA Delta(11) desaturase-like, with protein sequence MPPRDSQTVPLRSHEKPAASLPPRKYEIIYLNVFLHAGAFISSIYGLYLCFTSAQWKTIAFAYSWYVMGILGVTAGTHRLWSHRSYKAKPPLQVLLMLFNSIAFQNTAIDWVRNHRLHHKHSDTDADPHNSQRGILFSHIGWLCVRKHPDVKEFGKTTDMSDIYSNAVLRFQKKHKVPLFGAMCFGLPTLIPLLWGESIITSWHVNLLRFVADLNSILLVNSIAHKYGNRPYDKSICSRQNGTCNIWTLGEGYHNFHHTFPWDYRSAELGTNCLNFTKWFIDFFALIGWAYDLKTVPDDMIQRRMTRTGDGSKPWGWGDKDMTKEERESATIIYPDKSEKEDDVTKKIDITRIFSHDYFRLFDEL